Below is a genomic region from Pseudarthrobacter sulfonivorans.
TGTCCTGGTCCAGCGCGGAAGCAGTCATGGAGTCGATCAGGACGGTTCCCGGATCCGCCAACGTGGTGAGCCGGGCGGCGAGGTTGACCGTAGGGCCGTAGATGTCCCCCAGCCGGGACAGTATCCGGCCCCAGACCATCGCCACCCGCGCTTCGGGCAGGATCTCGTCCTCAGTGAAAGCCTGTGCCAGGGCCAGTGAGATCTCGGCCCCGGCAGCCGGCGTTTCCGCAATGTACAGGACTTCGTCGCCTACGGTCTTGACCAGGCGCCCGCCGCCAACGGAAATGATCTCGGCGCATTTGTTCTCAAAGCGCTGGACCAGCCGGGCGAGGGTCTTTTCATTCATCCGGCGGGAGAGGCTCGTATAGGAAACCAGGTCAGCAAAGCCGACGGCGCGGGCCAGCGGCAGCGGGGCGTCGTCTTCATCGCCGTCGCGGCCTTCTTCGCTGGCCTGCAGGCCGGCTTCGGCGCGCACGGCCAGGCGTTGCACGCCGGCATTGAGTTGCCGCCGCCACGAATAGACCAGCATCTCCTCTAGTGCATCCAGCAGGGAGGGAAGTTCCTTCACCAGGCGCTTGCGGGCCACAGCGTCCGTGACGCCCTGCTCGTGGACCATGTCCTCCACCAGGGCCTCGATCTGCCAGACCACCATGCGGTCGGTCATCTGCCCGATGGACCGGGTCACGGAGATGGCGGCTTCCTCGGTCAGCACCCCGGTGCGGACCAGGTCAACCACGGTGGACAGCGCAGCCTGATCCCGTTCGGTGAAGGCGACGTCTTCGTCGCCGAAGTTCGGGAAGCCGAGGGCACGCCACAGCTTCCGGGCCGAAAGGAGGGACAGCCCTGCGCCGGCAGCCACCTCACGGCGCCGCAGCTTCCGTTCGCCGCCCAACAGCCGGGTCTCTAGAGCCTTGGCAGCCACTCGTTCGGGAGAGAGTGTGCCTGTTGCCGGGTGGGCAGTTTCGGGCACGGCGGGAGTCGGCAGGTCCGCTTCGTCCCGCTGGTCCTCATCGTTCATCGTCTCCACCTTCTCTCAACTCCCACGGCAACGCTTCGTCTGTGTAATCCGATATCTCATCAGTCCCCGGGTCCCCGCCCACAGGCAGTTCGTCAATCGCATCCAGCACGAAGTCCCGGAACCGCACTGCTTCCGGGACGTCCTGGATGTTCACCACACCTTGGTACCCGGTTTCCAAGGATATATTCCCGGAGCGCAATATGCGCTGCAGCACCGACTGGTGGACCGTCACGTTGCGGATCGACGCGAGGTTGACCTGCTCGTCCCGGCGCCGCATCATGCCGTAGCGGGCAACAATCCGCCTGCTCGTGAGGATGTACCGGGTTGCCTGCCACCGCAGCAGCCGAGGCAGGCAATATGCCAACCATATCCACGCAGCGGCCAGGACGCATGCCAGGACGATCCACGGTGTCCAGTCAGCGGAAGCCACCGGCACCAGCCGGGTAGCCTCACCCCGCACGGTCCAGGCACTGGCAAAAGCTGCAGCGGCCGGTGCCGCAATGAAGGCTGCGGCCGGGCCGGCCAGCTTCCTCGGCTGCGGGCGGGTGATCGTAATGACCTGCTCGCCCGGCACGAGGCCTTTACGCATAGCCGCTTTCAGCGCCCTGGCCCGGCGGGGTCCACGGGCGCAGGTGGACAACATCGCCGGCGGTGACCACATGCTCGCGGCGGTCCTTGTCCACCACCAGCAGTGAGCCGTACTCGTCCAGCCTCGAAGCGTGCCCGATGATCTCGTGGTCACCGGGCAGCTGCGCGCGCACCTGCTTGCCCAGCGTCACCATGGCGGACTCCACCCGTTTGTGAAGCGAAGGGCCACCGGCAATCCCGGCGGTGGGGTCGCCGTCGGCATTGCAGAAGCCGCGGTAGAGCACGGCGAAATGGGCGAGGTAGCTCTTGAGCAGCACGGTCCGATCAACGGTCAGCGGTTCTTCCAGGGCAACCGACGTCGCTGTGGGCACCGGGAGTTCCGACGCGGTCAACGTCACGTTCAGGCCGGTCCCCAAAATGACCGGAGGAACAGAACCGTCCCCCATGGGCCCCAGCTGGGCCAGGATCCCGGCGATCTTGCGGCCACGGACCAGGACGTCATTGGGCCACTTGAGCTCGGCCGGAAGGCCCGCGGTCTCAAGAAGCGTCTCCCGCAGCGCCAGCGCGCCCAGCAGTGACAGCCACGAATACGTGTGCGTGGGCAGGGGCCTGCCCTCGGCATTGGCGGGCCGCAGGACCAGGGACACCGACACCGAGCTCAGCGGCGGCGCTTCCCACCGCCGGTCCAGGCGTCCGCGGGCAGCGGTCTGGTACTCGGCCGTCAGCACCGACAGGTCCGGCCACTCCTTTGGCTCAACCGTCACCGAGCGCAGGAGGTCCGCGTTGGTGGAACCGGTGGAGTCCACCACCACCACCTTGGCGATGCCTGTGGCCGCCAGGAAATCCTGGTCCGCCAAGGCTCCACGATCCAACGGATTTCCTGGGGTGTGTGAGTCATCCATGGTTGAATCCTATCGACTCAGGCGCCGCCGCTGGCTGATCCCACAGCCACATGACTGGAACCTGCGGCTCAGAGGAATATGTCCGGAACCAGGCGATCCTCCGCGGCCCCGAGGCTGTACGGACGGAAGTCGGTGACACCCGCCGCGCGGAGCACCTGTTCGTCCGTATAGAAGTTGCCGCTGGGTGCACCGGGGCCGGCCAGGTTGCTGCCGGTCAGGACGGCGTGGGCTGCGTCGGCCATGATCTGTGGTCCGCGCGCGGCCTGGACGATCTCCTGGCCGCCGGGCATGTTCCGGATGGCCGCGGTATCGATGAGGGTGCACGGCCAGAGCGAGTTGACGTTGATGCCGTCGGCCTTGAGTTCTTCGGCAAGGCCCAGGGTGGTGAGGCTCATCCCGTATTTGGCCATGGTGTAGGCCAGGTGCCTGCCTGCCCAGTGGGGGTCAAGGTTCAGGGGCGGCGACAGCGTCAGGATGTGTGCGTGGGCCGATTTGCGCAGGGCGGGCAGTGACAGCTTGGACAGCAGGAACGTGCCGCGGACGTTGATGTCCTGCATCAGGTCGTAGCGTTTCATGTCCACGTCGTCGGTGGTGGAGAGATCGATCGCGGACGCATTGTTGAGCACGATGTCGATCCCGCCGAAGCGTTCGACGGCGGCCGCCACGGCTCCTGCGACGTCTTCGTCGCTGCGCACATCACCGACGATTGCCAGGGCGTTGCCCCCGGCAGCCTCCACCTGCTCGGCGGCGCTGAAGACGGTGCCTGCCAGCTTGGCGTGGGGCTGGCCGGTCTTGGCCATGAGGACAATATTGGCACCGTCCTGTGCGGCCCGGGTGGCAATGGCCAGCCCGATGCCGCGGCTGCCGCCGGACATCAGAATGGTGCGGCCGCGAAGGGACCCGGAGGCCTGGTACGGCGTTGCGGCAGTGGACCTTGCGTCGTTGCTGGAAGTCATGGCTCCACTGTAGCCGAGGTATGTTACTGGTGAGTAACATTGGGCTGGCCGCTGGAGAGTGCGGAAAATTGTAGGTTTTCTACAGTCGTCCCACGCAGATGCGTCATTAGACTAGCCAGCAGGGTTCGTCTTTTGTGTGGAATCTACTTAAATCCCGCGCCTGACCTGCCAGATACCACCGCACGCAGCCCCACATTGTTACAGCACCAATCTGCTACAGAGCCGGAGACACTTGATGAGCCACGATCTGACAACGACAGCGGGAAAGATCGCCGATTTCCGCGACCGCCAGGCCCGTGCAGAACAACCCTCCGGCCCCGAAGCCATCGAAAAGCAGCACGCCCGCGGCAAGAACACCGCCCGCGAGCGCGTGGACCTCCTGCTGGACGAAGGCTCGTTTGTGGAGCTTGACGCGCTGGCCGTGCACCGCTCCACCGCCTTCGGCATGGAAAAGAAGAAGCCGCTCGGCGACGGGCTGGTCTCCGGCTACGGGACCGTGGACGGGCGTCCCGTTGCCGTCTACAGCCAGGACTTCTCGGTCTACGGCGGATCGTTGAGCCAGGTCAACGGCGAGAAGATCGTCAAGGTCCAGGAATTCGCCCTGCGCAACGGCTGCCCTGTAGTGGGCATCCTCGACGGCGGCGGTGCCCGCATCCAGGAAGGCGTGGCCTCCCTGGCCATGTTTGCCGACATCTTCCGCAATAACGTCCACGCTTCCGGCGTCGTCCCGCAGATCTCGCTCATCATGGGACCGTCCGCCGGCGGCGCGGCCTACTCCCCCGCCCTCACGGACTACGTGGTGATGGTGGACAAAACCTCGCACATGTTCATCACGGGACCAGACGTCATCAAGACCGTCACGGGCGAAGACGTGGACATGGAAACCCTCGGCGGCGCCCGCCAGCACAATGCCAACACAGGCACCTCCACGTACCTGGCCTCCGACGAAGCCGACGCCATCGAGTTCGTCCGCGAGCTGCTGGACTTCCTGCCGTCCAACAACCTCTCCGAGGCCCCGGTGCTGGAGCACCAGCAGGAGCTGGAGATCAACGACGACGACCTCGCCCTGGACACGCTCGTCCCCGACTCGGCCAACCAGCCGTACGACATGCGCACAGTCATCGAGCAGATCGTTGACGACGCACATTTCCTGGAGATGCAGTCCCTCTACGCCCCCAACGTGATGATCGGCTACGGCCGGGTTGAGGGACACACCGTGGGCATCGTGGCCAACCAGCCGCTGCAGTTCGCCGGCACGCTGGACATTGCAGCCTCGGAGAAGGCCGCCCGCTTCGTCCGGAACTGCGACGCCTTCAACATCCCCATCATCACCCTGGTGGATGTCCCCGGCTTCCTGCCCGGCAAGGACCAGGAGTTCCAGGGCATCATCCGCCGCGGCGCCAAGCTGCTGTACGCCTACGCCGAAGCCACCGTCCCCAAGCTGACGGTCATCACCCGCAAGGCCTACGGCGGCGCGTACATCGTGATGGGCTCCAAGAAACTCGGCGCGGACCTGAACCTTGCGTGGCCCACTGCGCAGATCGGCGTGATGGGCGCCCAGGGCGCCGTCAACATCCTGTACCGCCGCGACCTGGCCGCAGTTGCCGAGGCCGGCGGGGACGTTGAGGCCCGGCGCGCCGACGTTATCCGCCAGTACGAAGAAGAGTTGCTGAACCCCTACCAGGCCGCCCAGCTGGGCTACGTGGACGCGGTCATTGCACCTTCCGATACCCGGGGCCAGATCATCAAGGGCCTCCGCGCCCTCCGCGACAAGCGGGCGAGCCTGCCCACCAAGAAGCACGGGAACATCCCGCTGTGAGTGCGGACAAGCCGTTTGTTGACGACGCGCAAGCCCTGCTTTCTGTGGTCAAAGGGCAACCGTCGGCCGAAGAGCTCGCGGCGCTGACCGCCGTCGTGCTTTCCCTGGGCAGCGCGGACGCTGTGGCCGCCGGGAAGCC
It encodes:
- a CDS encoding adenylate/guanylate cyclase domain-containing protein — translated: MNDEDQRDEADLPTPAVPETAHPATGTLSPERVAAKALETRLLGGERKLRRREVAAGAGLSLLSARKLWRALGFPNFGDEDVAFTERDQAALSTVVDLVRTGVLTEEAAISVTRSIGQMTDRMVVWQIEALVEDMVHEQGVTDAVARKRLVKELPSLLDALEEMLVYSWRRQLNAGVQRLAVRAEAGLQASEEGRDGDEDDAPLPLARAVGFADLVSYTSLSRRMNEKTLARLVQRFENKCAEIISVGGGRLVKTVGDEVLYIAETPAAGAEISLALAQAFTEDEILPEARVAMVWGRILSRLGDIYGPTVNLAARLTTLADPGTVLIDSMTASALDQDKRFILVPQPAENVRGFGEIHPVLLARGQGKGLVLD
- a CDS encoding PH domain-containing protein gives rise to the protein MRKGLVPGEQVITITRPQPRKLAGPAAAFIAAPAAAAFASAWTVRGEATRLVPVASADWTPWIVLACVLAAAWIWLAYCLPRLLRWQATRYILTSRRIVARYGMMRRRDEQVNLASIRNVTVHQSVLQRILRSGNISLETGYQGVVNIQDVPEAVRFRDFVLDAIDELPVGGDPGTDEISDYTDEALPWELREGGDDER
- a CDS encoding biotin--[acetyl-CoA-carboxylase] ligase, yielding MDDSHTPGNPLDRGALADQDFLAATGIAKVVVVDSTGSTNADLLRSVTVEPKEWPDLSVLTAEYQTAARGRLDRRWEAPPLSSVSVSLVLRPANAEGRPLPTHTYSWLSLLGALALRETLLETAGLPAELKWPNDVLVRGRKIAGILAQLGPMGDGSVPPVILGTGLNVTLTASELPVPTATSVALEEPLTVDRTVLLKSYLAHFAVLYRGFCNADGDPTAGIAGGPSLHKRVESAMVTLGKQVRAQLPGDHEIIGHASRLDEYGSLLVVDKDRREHVVTAGDVVHLRPWTPPGQGAESGYA
- a CDS encoding SDR family oxidoreductase, producing the protein MTSSNDARSTAATPYQASGSLRGRTILMSGGSRGIGLAIATRAAQDGANIVLMAKTGQPHAKLAGTVFSAAEQVEAAGGNALAIVGDVRSDEDVAGAVAAAVERFGGIDIVLNNASAIDLSTTDDVDMKRYDLMQDINVRGTFLLSKLSLPALRKSAHAHILTLSPPLNLDPHWAGRHLAYTMAKYGMSLTTLGLAEELKADGINVNSLWPCTLIDTAAIRNMPGGQEIVQAARGPQIMADAAHAVLTGSNLAGPGAPSGNFYTDEQVLRAAGVTDFRPYSLGAAEDRLVPDIFL
- a CDS encoding acyl-CoA carboxylase subunit beta, yielding MSHDLTTTAGKIADFRDRQARAEQPSGPEAIEKQHARGKNTARERVDLLLDEGSFVELDALAVHRSTAFGMEKKKPLGDGLVSGYGTVDGRPVAVYSQDFSVYGGSLSQVNGEKIVKVQEFALRNGCPVVGILDGGGARIQEGVASLAMFADIFRNNVHASGVVPQISLIMGPSAGGAAYSPALTDYVVMVDKTSHMFITGPDVIKTVTGEDVDMETLGGARQHNANTGTSTYLASDEADAIEFVRELLDFLPSNNLSEAPVLEHQQELEINDDDLALDTLVPDSANQPYDMRTVIEQIVDDAHFLEMQSLYAPNVMIGYGRVEGHTVGIVANQPLQFAGTLDIAASEKAARFVRNCDAFNIPIITLVDVPGFLPGKDQEFQGIIRRGAKLLYAYAEATVPKLTVITRKAYGGAYIVMGSKKLGADLNLAWPTAQIGVMGAQGAVNILYRRDLAAVAEAGGDVEARRADVIRQYEEELLNPYQAAQLGYVDAVIAPSDTRGQIIKGLRALRDKRASLPTKKHGNIPL
- a CDS encoding acyl-CoA carboxylase subunit epsilon, yielding MSADKPFVDDAQALLSVVKGQPSAEELAALTAVVLSLGSADAVAAGKPTARDWVRRQQLRLAPTPGPGAWRRSRG